Proteins found in one Allorhizobium pseudoryzae genomic segment:
- a CDS encoding ImmA/IrrE family metallo-endopeptidase: protein MNSTSRGNSLEDVFYQYLLDQRDRGELIFGLYPSENCRIYKKKKYYCRDREADVEFDIVLELYRTGRNAPHLYVIFECKNHDANVSEIYVNDFSSKIGRMFPCAVKGVIIVTSRLQSGAEKVARNAHMGIVKYDDKGLEIIADRRGSCVERGFVQSQIFRDDNSTKSLKFSAYHDGDYFGSIRQFLDSLDPDSAESTQQENERIRLSVPFLSIEQIKAAAREILELASYESGAVDLVQICRSLSIELRFADRAVFDADGVTILGSANFGRKLIEINSHSRETRERFTIAHEIGHFCLSHEHYLHSETIIERDLFITRERDEIFNYERLEYQANAFAAELLLPDVEFFKKTAHFRCDLDIRDRGHGYIFVDNQPCNYTPYEELLSRLSTYFEVSKQAIEVKFRKSKMLTDHRTRSEQSPISGVLSNLISSRHI from the coding sequence GTGAATTCGACAAGCAGAGGCAATAGCCTGGAGGATGTTTTTTACCAGTATCTCCTCGATCAACGAGATCGTGGAGAGCTCATCTTCGGGCTGTACCCGTCAGAAAACTGCAGAATTTATAAGAAAAAGAAATATTACTGCCGCGATCGTGAAGCAGATGTCGAATTCGATATCGTTTTAGAGTTGTATCGTACGGGGCGAAATGCCCCTCACCTGTACGTTATTTTCGAGTGCAAGAACCATGACGCAAACGTCTCCGAAATTTACGTAAACGATTTCTCCTCGAAAATTGGTCGCATGTTCCCTTGCGCAGTCAAGGGCGTCATCATTGTCACCTCACGATTGCAGTCTGGAGCTGAGAAAGTTGCTAGAAATGCCCATATGGGCATCGTTAAATACGATGATAAGGGCCTTGAGATCATTGCCGATCGCAGGGGCTCGTGTGTCGAGCGTGGGTTTGTCCAATCTCAAATTTTCCGCGATGATAACTCTACCAAGTCGCTTAAGTTTTCAGCCTATCATGACGGGGATTATTTTGGCTCGATCCGTCAGTTTCTGGATAGCCTTGATCCCGACTCTGCCGAGAGCACTCAACAAGAGAATGAACGCATCCGTCTGTCGGTACCATTCCTATCAATAGAACAGATAAAGGCGGCCGCACGTGAAATTCTCGAATTAGCCAGCTATGAGTCAGGCGCAGTCGACTTAGTACAGATTTGCCGAAGCCTATCCATCGAACTGCGGTTCGCCGATCGGGCTGTGTTCGATGCGGACGGTGTCACCATTCTAGGCTCAGCGAACTTCGGACGAAAGCTCATTGAGATCAATTCGCACTCGAGGGAAACGCGAGAGCGATTCACCATTGCTCATGAAATTGGGCATTTTTGTCTGAGCCACGAGCATTATTTGCATTCCGAAACGATTATTGAACGAGACCTTTTCATTACCCGTGAAAGGGACGAAATCTTCAACTATGAGCGACTCGAGTATCAGGCCAACGCATTCGCAGCCGAACTCCTGCTCCCTGATGTGGAATTCTTCAAAAAGACAGCTCATTTCCGCTGCGACCTGGACATCCGCGACCGTGGGCATGGGTACATATTTGTCGACAACCAGCCCTGCAACTACACGCCCTATGAGGAATTGCTGTCGCGTCTTTCGACATATTTCGAGGTATCGAAACAAGCTATTGAGGTTAAATTTAGAAAGTCCAAAATGCTGACCGATCACAGGACGCGCAGTGAGCAATCGCCTATATCTGGCGTGTTATCGAATTTGATTTCTTCGCGGCACATTTAA
- a CDS encoding DUF4424 domain-containing protein, giving the protein MHKLLSLAAAGLLCATAVPALANDSMAELRTGGLAYVVTEDVSMVEENLFLSMDEVRVDYVFKNTSDKDVTSIIAFPMPDIVTQPESNVAVPDFEADNFLGFTVTQDGKPIQPQLQQRVSALSIDWTDELRSRNISLLPYSDKAAEDLKTLPPETLKDWAGRGLLYPDTFDAGQGWQTVYRPLWTLQSVYWWKTTFPAGKTVRVSHRYKPSVGGTVALSFIDHGKPGFNYDSYKTRYCLDDAFMKTAAKLEKAAPPDGPTYTEAWLSYVLKTGANWGGNIAKFKLTIDKGKPENYVSLCADGIKKTGPTTFVMEKTDFWPEKDLDILFLVAPSGN; this is encoded by the coding sequence ATGCATAAACTTTTGAGCCTGGCGGCAGCCGGCCTTCTCTGCGCAACCGCCGTTCCGGCCTTGGCGAACGATTCGATGGCGGAGCTGCGCACCGGCGGGCTTGCCTATGTTGTCACCGAAGACGTCTCGATGGTCGAGGAAAACCTCTTTCTCTCGATGGACGAGGTGCGTGTCGATTACGTGTTCAAGAACACCAGCGACAAGGATGTGACGAGCATCATCGCCTTCCCGATGCCGGACATCGTCACCCAGCCGGAGAGCAATGTCGCGGTTCCGGATTTCGAGGCCGACAATTTTTTGGGCTTTACCGTGACGCAGGACGGCAAGCCGATCCAGCCGCAACTGCAGCAGCGGGTGAGCGCCCTCTCGATCGACTGGACGGACGAGTTGCGCAGCCGAAACATCTCGCTCCTGCCCTATAGCGACAAGGCGGCCGAGGACCTGAAGACGCTGCCGCCCGAGACCCTGAAGGACTGGGCGGGCCGCGGCCTTCTTTATCCCGATACCTTCGATGCGGGGCAGGGATGGCAGACCGTCTACCGGCCGCTCTGGACGCTGCAATCGGTCTACTGGTGGAAGACCACGTTTCCGGCCGGCAAGACGGTGCGCGTCAGCCACCGGTACAAACCGAGCGTCGGCGGCACGGTGGCCTTGAGCTTCATCGACCACGGCAAGCCGGGCTTCAACTATGACAGCTACAAGACCCGCTACTGCCTGGACGATGCCTTCATGAAAACGGCCGCCAAGCTGGAAAAGGCCGCCCCGCCGGACGGCCCGACCTATACGGAAGCCTGGCTCTCCTACGTGCTGAAGACCGGCGCCAACTGGGGCGGCAACATTGCGAAGTTCAAGCTGACGATCGACAAGGGCAAACCGGAAAACTACGTGAGCCTCTGCGCCGACGGCATCAAGAAAACCGGCCCGACAACGTTCGTGATGGAAAAGACCGATTTCTGGCCGGAAAAGGATCTGGATATTCTGTTTCTGGTGGCGCCGAGCGGGAATTGA
- a CDS encoding methyl-accepting chemotaxis protein — MFLKNLSLNKKLISTFLALMSVCLLASAVVFLQALRSADASRGLTIAQEIQAAVADTAESQLELAFNQRGYMLTGNPDLLNGVYAKQKETVAALDAALKPAADDAAIARTLTDLKSASESFFASVVEPQLKARQAAKDPASIEAVVKAAGEASPELERFRGLAAQLKGNLNSLTTAKVHEQEQAHAVVLWTLVIGGAVAGVISIGLIWLLSQAIVTPIVGMTRAMSALAAGNNDIAVPALDRTDEVGQMAKAVAVFKDAAIEKVRLSKQTEELRLTSEEERQANDARKAREAAEIEFAMNSLADGLSKLADGDVAYRLDRPFAEHLDRVRGDFNVAVEKLQSALESVGRNASAINAGAVEIQSATDDLAKRTERQAASVEQTAAAVEEVTTTVKDAAKRAEDVGQRVERARLGAEKSGEVVRRAVAAMEGISKSSGEIINIISVIDDIAFQTNLLALNAGVEAARAGEAGKGFAVVAQEVRELAQRSANAAREIKTLLTTSSQQVDAGVALVGETGEALEAIVVEVQQINDNIKAIVTSSREQSIGLQEINTAIAAMDHNTQQNAAMVEEQTAASHTLAREAGELDELLRQFKLGAGAAIQRPQAPRPAAPAASPVSAATAPQPMARPMAKPAAKPAAQPAATAVARPAIGRGPVAATASARPAASPANALHGKLAQAFGGGKPAQDNWEEF, encoded by the coding sequence ATGTTCCTGAAAAATCTCTCCCTCAATAAGAAGCTGATCAGCACCTTCCTGGCGCTGATGTCCGTCTGCCTTCTGGCATCGGCGGTTGTCTTCCTCCAGGCTCTGCGTTCGGCGGATGCCTCGCGCGGGTTGACGATTGCCCAGGAGATCCAGGCGGCTGTCGCCGATACGGCGGAATCGCAGCTGGAACTCGCCTTCAACCAGCGCGGCTACATGCTGACGGGCAATCCGGACCTGCTGAACGGCGTCTATGCCAAGCAGAAAGAGACGGTCGCAGCCCTGGACGCCGCGCTGAAACCGGCCGCCGACGATGCCGCGATCGCGCGCACGCTGACCGACCTGAAGAGCGCCTCCGAGAGCTTCTTCGCATCCGTGGTCGAGCCGCAGCTGAAGGCGCGTCAGGCGGCCAAGGATCCGGCATCCATCGAAGCCGTCGTCAAGGCCGCCGGCGAGGCCTCGCCGGAGCTGGAGCGCTTCCGGGGGCTCGCCGCACAGCTGAAGGGCAATCTCAACAGCCTCACCACCGCCAAGGTGCATGAACAGGAGCAGGCGCATGCCGTCGTCCTGTGGACGCTGGTGATCGGCGGCGCCGTGGCCGGCGTCATCTCCATCGGCCTCATCTGGCTGCTGTCGCAGGCGATCGTCACCCCCATCGTCGGCATGACCCGCGCCATGAGCGCGTTGGCGGCCGGCAACAACGATATTGCCGTGCCGGCCCTCGACCGCACGGACGAAGTGGGCCAGATGGCCAAGGCCGTCGCGGTGTTCAAGGATGCGGCCATCGAAAAGGTCCGGCTGTCGAAGCAGACCGAGGAACTGCGCCTGACGAGCGAAGAGGAGCGCCAGGCCAACGACGCCCGCAAGGCGCGCGAGGCCGCGGAAATCGAGTTCGCCATGAATTCGCTGGCCGACGGCCTGTCGAAACTGGCCGATGGCGATGTCGCCTACCGTCTGGACCGTCCCTTTGCCGAGCACCTGGACCGGGTGCGGGGCGATTTCAACGTGGCGGTGGAGAAGCTGCAGTCCGCGCTGGAGAGCGTTGGCCGCAATGCGTCCGCCATCAATGCCGGCGCCGTCGAGATCCAGTCCGCAACCGATGATCTCGCCAAGCGCACCGAGCGCCAGGCGGCTTCCGTCGAGCAGACGGCGGCGGCCGTCGAAGAGGTGACGACCACCGTGAAGGACGCCGCCAAGCGGGCGGAAGATGTCGGCCAGCGCGTCGAGCGGGCTCGCCTCGGGGCGGAAAAATCCGGCGAAGTGGTGCGCCGTGCGGTCGCCGCCATGGAAGGCATTTCCAAGTCCTCCGGCGAGATCATCAACATCATCAGCGTCATTGATGACATCGCCTTCCAGACCAACCTTCTGGCGCTGAATGCCGGTGTCGAAGCCGCCCGCGCCGGGGAAGCCGGCAAGGGTTTTGCGGTCGTCGCCCAGGAAGTGCGCGAACTCGCCCAGCGCTCCGCCAATGCGGCCCGCGAGATCAAGACGCTGCTCACCACCTCCAGTCAGCAGGTGGATGCCGGTGTGGCGCTGGTCGGCGAGACGGGCGAGGCGCTGGAAGCGATCGTCGTCGAGGTCCAGCAGATCAACGATAACATCAAGGCGATCGTCACCTCCTCGCGCGAACAGTCGATCGGCCTGCAGGAAATCAACACCGCGATTGCCGCCATGGACCACAACACGCAGCAGAATGCCGCGATGGTGGAGGAACAGACGGCCGCCAGCCATACGCTTGCCCGCGAGGCCGGCGAACTGGACGAACTCCTGCGCCAGTTCAAGCTCGGAGCGGGTGCCGCCATCCAGCGGCCGCAGGCACCGCGGCCCGCCGCCCCGGCGGCAAGCCCGGTCTCTGCAGCAACGGCACCTCAGCCGATGGCGCGCCCCATGGCAAAGCCTGCGGCAAAACCGGCAGCCCAGCCCGCGGCCACCGCAGTGGCAAGACCGGCCATCGGTCGTGGCCCGGTTGCCGCCACGGCCTCCGCCCGCCCGGCGGCTTCACCTGCAAACGCGCTGCACGGCAAGCTCGCCCAGGCCTTTGGCGGCGGCAAGCCGGCGCAAGACAATTGGGAAGAGTTTTGA
- a CDS encoding TlyA family RNA methyltransferase, protein MTSKTSERLDQLLVSRGLFASRSRARDAVLRGTVRVNGAVVEKPGQVITGDAELAIDDPAQAYVSRAALKLTAALDHFGLDPAGQTCLDIGASTGGFTQVLLERGASHVVAVDVGHGQMHPMIASDRRVTNLEGLNARHMEQEDIGDVAVTLVVSDVSFISLKLALPPALELAEEGAHCVLLVKPQFEAGREAIGKGGLLRDPESAPDVAAELERWLVDDLGWTSLGLIPSPIAGGDGNQEYLLAGRKDAAHQDADEDQE, encoded by the coding sequence ATGACCTCCAAGACCTCCGAAAGACTGGACCAGCTGCTCGTCAGCCGCGGTCTGTTTGCCAGCCGCTCGCGTGCCCGCGATGCGGTTTTACGCGGCACCGTGCGCGTCAATGGCGCCGTCGTTGAAAAGCCAGGCCAGGTGATCACCGGCGATGCAGAGCTTGCCATCGATGACCCGGCGCAGGCCTATGTTTCGCGCGCGGCGCTGAAGCTGACGGCCGCCCTCGATCATTTCGGCCTCGATCCGGCGGGCCAGACCTGTCTCGATATCGGCGCCTCCACCGGCGGCTTCACGCAGGTGCTTTTGGAGCGGGGCGCCTCGCATGTGGTGGCCGTCGATGTCGGGCACGGGCAAATGCACCCGATGATCGCCAGCGACCGGCGCGTCACCAATCTCGAAGGACTGAACGCCCGGCATATGGAGCAAGAGGATATTGGCGATGTGGCGGTGACGCTCGTCGTGTCGGACGTCTCCTTCATCTCGCTGAAACTCGCGCTGCCGCCGGCGCTTGAGCTCGCGGAAGAGGGCGCCCATTGCGTGCTTCTCGTCAAGCCGCAGTTCGAAGCAGGACGCGAAGCAATCGGCAAGGGCGGGCTGCTGCGCGATCCGGAGAGCGCGCCGGATGTCGCCGCCGAACTGGAACGCTGGCTGGTGGACGACCTGGGCTGGACCAGCCTTGGCCTCATCCCCTCGCCGATCGCCGGCGGCGATGGCAACCAGGAATATCTGCTGGCGGGACGCAAGGACGCCGCCCATCAGGATGCCGACGAGGATCAGGAATGA
- a CDS encoding class I SAM-dependent RNA methyltransferase, with protein MSTQTVKIASLGAKGDGVAHTVEGPVFVPYALPGETVAIAQVKNQGTIMSIATASPDRVEPPCRHFGPDGVGGTCGGCVLQHQAKAPYNAFKRQLLIDALKSQGIDVAVGETVESHPHQRRRMVLTVRRREKEIVIGINQAETHHVVPMVECPIASVGIIGRLDALKAISRATGCDAFRIVVTETVTGLDISLEGVRGGLKEQERRAVTNVVLKLSGIARVSINGEILIEPEKPLLDFGGARVVLPPGGFTQATREAEEAMAAMAIAHLGKAKRVADLFSGIGTFALRIARKSGVHAVESDEKAVKALDQAARTTQGLKPVTVERRDLFRRPMTPQDLKVYDAVVFDPPRAGAEAQCRELALSPVRKIVAVSCNPLTLARDLSILIKGGYKVVSVTPVDQFLWSSHVEAVALLER; from the coding sequence ATGAGTACGCAAACCGTCAAGATCGCAAGCCTCGGCGCCAAGGGCGATGGCGTAGCGCATACGGTCGAGGGGCCGGTGTTCGTGCCTTACGCGCTGCCGGGGGAAACGGTCGCGATTGCACAGGTCAAGAACCAGGGCACGATCATGTCGATCGCCACCGCCTCGCCGGACCGGGTGGAGCCGCCCTGCCGGCATTTCGGACCGGATGGCGTCGGCGGCACCTGCGGCGGCTGCGTGCTGCAGCACCAGGCAAAGGCGCCCTACAATGCCTTCAAGCGGCAGCTCCTCATCGACGCGCTGAAATCGCAGGGCATCGATGTCGCCGTGGGCGAGACGGTGGAATCCCATCCCCACCAGCGCCGCCGCATGGTGCTGACGGTGCGCCGGCGCGAGAAGGAGATCGTCATCGGCATCAACCAGGCCGAGACGCACCATGTGGTGCCGATGGTGGAATGTCCCATCGCATCCGTCGGCATCATTGGTCGGCTGGATGCGCTGAAGGCCATTTCGCGGGCCACCGGCTGCGATGCCTTCCGCATCGTCGTGACCGAAACCGTGACCGGCCTCGACATCTCGCTGGAAGGCGTACGAGGCGGCCTCAAGGAACAGGAACGTCGGGCCGTCACCAATGTCGTGCTGAAACTCTCCGGCATTGCGCGGGTGTCGATCAATGGCGAGATCCTGATCGAACCGGAAAAGCCGCTGCTCGATTTCGGTGGCGCGCGTGTGGTGTTGCCACCCGGCGGCTTTACCCAGGCCACCCGCGAGGCGGAAGAGGCGATGGCTGCGATGGCAATCGCCCATCTCGGCAAGGCGAAACGCGTCGCGGACCTGTTTTCCGGCATCGGCACGTTTGCACTCCGGATCGCCCGCAAGAGCGGCGTGCATGCGGTGGAATCGGACGAGAAGGCGGTGAAGGCGCTCGACCAGGCGGCGCGCACGACGCAAGGGCTGAAGCCGGTGACTGTCGAGCGGCGCGATCTCTTTCGCCGGCCGATGACGCCGCAGGACCTGAAGGTGTATGACGCCGTGGTGTTCGACCCGCCACGCGCGGGCGCCGAGGCACAGTGTCGGGAGCTGGCGCTGTCACCCGTCAGGAAGATCGTCGCGGTCAGTTGCAACCCGCTGACGCTGGCGCGCGACCTGTCGATCCTGATTAAGGGCGGCTACAAAGTGGTTTCGGTGACCCCTGTCGACCAGTTCCTCTGGTCGTCGCATGTGGAAGCGGTGGCCCTGCTCGAACGGTAA
- a CDS encoding crotonase/enoyl-CoA hydratase family protein has product MTDHILIERPETHPGVLVIRFNRPDKKNAITSAMYRAMVAGLHEAGQDASIKAVAFLGTEGCFSAGNDMADFLSFAMSGSSEPPAAVDLLKVLASYGKPLVSGVDGLAIGIGTTLHMHCDMTVASTRSLFKTPFVDLALVPEAASSLLAPRMMGHQRAFALLAAGEGFSAEQAREAGLIWKVVAPEEVEMETLKLAAALAAKPAGALKIARDLVRGSTEEVLARIDAEMLHFSAQLRSAEARAAFEAFMRRGK; this is encoded by the coding sequence ATGACCGACCACATCCTGATCGAACGCCCCGAGACCCATCCCGGCGTGCTCGTGATCCGCTTCAACCGGCCGGACAAGAAGAATGCCATCACGTCGGCCATGTACCGCGCCATGGTCGCCGGTCTGCATGAGGCGGGCCAGGATGCGTCGATCAAGGCGGTCGCCTTTCTTGGCACCGAGGGCTGTTTTTCCGCCGGCAACGACATGGCGGATTTTCTCAGCTTTGCCATGTCCGGCTCGTCGGAACCCCCGGCGGCGGTCGATCTCTTGAAGGTGCTCGCAAGCTACGGCAAGCCGCTCGTTTCCGGCGTTGATGGCCTTGCGATCGGCATCGGCACCACGCTTCACATGCATTGCGACATGACGGTGGCCTCGACACGCAGCCTGTTCAAGACGCCCTTCGTCGATCTGGCGCTGGTGCCGGAAGCCGCTTCCAGCCTGCTCGCCCCGCGCATGATGGGCCACCAGCGCGCCTTTGCGCTCCTCGCCGCCGGCGAGGGCTTCTCCGCCGAACAGGCACGCGAAGCGGGCCTCATCTGGAAGGTGGTGGCACCGGAGGAGGTGGAGATGGAAACGCTGAAACTCGCCGCCGCACTTGCCGCCAAACCCGCAGGGGCGCTGAAGATCGCCCGCGATCTGGTCCGGGGTTCGACCGAAGAGGTGCTCGCCCGTATCGATGCCGAAATGCTGCACTTTTCGGCCCAATTGCGCAGCGCCGAAGCCCGCGCCGCCTTCGAGGCTTTCATGAGGCGGGGCAAATAA
- a CDS encoding acyl-CoA dehydrogenase, with translation MYKAPVEDIAFTLKHVAGLAPALAEGRLGDLSDDLVDAILSEAGRFATEEVAPLAEIGDRQGARLVDGKVIVPEGWDTLYRAWAEGGWNSLTASPDFGGQGLPHMLNVAALEMWNSGSMAFALGPTLTMGAVDALTAHGSEALKATYLPKMVSGEWTGTMNLTEPHAGSDLGVMKSRAERRDDGTYRIFGQKIYITWGEHDITDNIIHLVLARLPDAPAGTRGISLFLVPKFLVNADGSLGARNDLHCHSIEHKLGIHGSPTCTMIYGDGKFGDEPGAIGYLVGEENKGLACMFTMMNNARLAVGMQGVAICEAATQKAIQYAKDRTQGKAPGWTGSGMSPIIEHPDVARMLVTMKALTQGARAICYACAHATDIAHTAEGDEARHFAERAALLTPIAKSFATDAGVDVASLGIQVHGGMGFIEETGAARLWRDARIAPIYEGTNGIQAADLVTRKLPLSGGAQVRGFIAELKEIAEQVRASNLDGFGETAERLSASLADLEEATDWLLARLAAGEAEAALSGATPYQRLFGLTLTGAYLAKGALADEDHGRPERLALCRFAAENLIAETAALKDRVIRGADSLAAARMLFG, from the coding sequence ATGTACAAGGCGCCGGTTGAAGACATCGCGTTTACCCTGAAACACGTGGCGGGCCTGGCGCCGGCACTGGCCGAAGGGCGGCTTGGAGATCTGAGCGACGATCTGGTCGATGCCATCCTGTCCGAGGCCGGTCGGTTCGCGACCGAGGAAGTGGCCCCGCTGGCCGAAATCGGCGACCGGCAGGGCGCGAGACTGGTCGATGGCAAGGTCATCGTGCCGGAAGGCTGGGACACACTCTACCGCGCCTGGGCTGAAGGAGGCTGGAACTCACTGACCGCCTCGCCGGATTTCGGCGGGCAGGGGCTTCCGCATATGCTGAACGTCGCGGCGCTCGAAATGTGGAATTCCGGCTCGATGGCCTTCGCGCTCGGCCCGACGCTGACCATGGGCGCGGTCGATGCCCTGACGGCGCATGGTTCCGAGGCGCTGAAGGCGACCTATCTGCCCAAAATGGTCTCCGGCGAATGGACCGGCACCATGAACCTCACCGAGCCGCATGCCGGCTCCGATCTCGGCGTGATGAAGAGCCGCGCGGAACGCCGCGACGACGGTACCTACCGCATTTTCGGCCAGAAGATCTACATCACCTGGGGTGAGCACGACATCACCGACAACATCATCCATCTGGTGCTCGCCCGCCTGCCGGATGCACCGGCCGGAACCCGCGGCATCTCGCTCTTCCTCGTGCCGAAATTCCTGGTGAACGCGGATGGATCGCTTGGGGCCCGCAACGACCTGCATTGTCATTCCATCGAGCACAAGCTCGGCATCCACGGTTCGCCCACCTGCACGATGATCTATGGCGACGGCAAGTTCGGCGACGAACCGGGTGCCATCGGCTACCTGGTCGGCGAGGAGAACAAGGGGCTGGCCTGCATGTTCACCATGATGAACAATGCGCGCCTGGCCGTCGGCATGCAGGGTGTGGCCATCTGCGAGGCGGCGACCCAGAAGGCGATCCAGTATGCCAAGGACCGCACGCAGGGCAAGGCGCCCGGCTGGACGGGATCCGGCATGTCGCCGATCATCGAGCACCCGGATGTCGCGCGCATGCTGGTGACCATGAAGGCGCTGACGCAGGGCGCACGCGCCATTTGTTATGCCTGCGCCCATGCGACCGACATTGCCCATACCGCCGAAGGCGACGAGGCGCGCCATTTTGCCGAACGGGCTGCGCTTCTGACGCCGATTGCCAAGAGCTTTGCCACCGATGCCGGCGTGGATGTTGCGTCCCTCGGCATCCAGGTGCATGGCGGCATGGGCTTCATCGAGGAAACCGGTGCCGCCCGCCTGTGGCGCGATGCGCGCATCGCCCCGATCTACGAGGGCACCAACGGCATCCAGGCCGCCGATCTCGTCACCCGCAAGCTACCGCTCTCCGGCGGTGCGCAGGTGCGCGGTTTCATCGCCGAGCTGAAAGAGATCGCCGAACAGGTGCGCGCCTCCAATCTCGACGGTTTCGGCGAGACGGCGGAACGCCTCTCGGCAAGCCTGGCGGATCTCGAAGAGGCGACAGACTGGCTGCTCGCCCGTCTGGCCGCCGGTGAAGCCGAGGCCGCACTCTCCGGTGCGACACCCTACCAGCGCCTGTTCGGCCTGACGCTCACCGGCGCCTACCTCGCCAAGGGAGCGCTCGCCGACGAGGACCACGGCCGGCCGGAACGTTTGGCCCTCTGCCGCTTTGCCGCCGAAAACCTGATCGCCGAGACGGCCGCACTGAAGGACCGCGTCATCCGCGGCGCCGACAGCCTTGCCGCCGCGCGGATGTTGTTTGGCTAA
- a CDS encoding PhoX family protein: MTEIDTSKLSWDEWDELQNPPPAETDFDRVVASAISRRGFLGSVLAFGSAAAAMGTLGNLMSSTSAQAQEASRFPFKPVPIATDNTIHVPEGYSWKPLAKWGQPLFKGVPDVDPAKGVSLENSDKVFGENTDGMELFVVGEHQLIAVNHEYVNPEINLPHREKGNPANLDDVRILQNMQGVTVMEVAEGANGWEIVVDSPFNRRIHHNTPMKISGPAAGSDLLKTAADPNGTDCLGTFNNCGAGKTPWGTYLTCEENFNGYFGTTNAEFKMPADYKRYGIAAETRYAYEKFDERFDVAKNPNEPRRAGYVVEIDPSNAKSVPVKRTALGRIKHENAAVVIARDGRVVVYMGDDERGEFLYKFVSNGIYVPGGETSNLLDEGTLFVAKFTDDGTGEWLALTPDTTGMTMDEICVFTRQAASKVGATTMDRPEWVAINPVAIEAYCALTNNSRRGEVKDGKLRTNAGGDAMAISAVNPREKNEYGQIVRWYPEGDDHANGTFKWDLFCMAGNPAVHKDAYAGSSNINEGNMFNSPDGMMFDSTGLLWIQTDGEDSNEGNFAGQGNNQMLAGDPATGRIERFLTAPKGAEVTGQTWSADKRTHFVGIQHPDAPFPDGEGKLPRSTVIAVKRNDNAMIG; the protein is encoded by the coding sequence ATGACTGAGATCGACACAAGCAAGCTGTCCTGGGACGAATGGGACGAGCTGCAGAACCCGCCGCCGGCCGAAACCGACTTCGACCGGGTCGTTGCCTCGGCCATTTCGCGCCGCGGTTTCCTCGGCAGCGTTCTCGCCTTCGGTTCGGCCGCCGCCGCCATGGGCACGCTCGGCAACCTGATGAGTTCGACCTCGGCCCAGGCACAGGAGGCCTCGCGCTTCCCGTTCAAGCCGGTACCGATCGCCACCGACAACACGATCCACGTACCGGAAGGCTATTCCTGGAAGCCGCTCGCCAAGTGGGGCCAGCCGCTGTTCAAGGGCGTGCCGGATGTCGATCCGGCGAAGGGCGTCAGCCTTGAAAACTCCGACAAGGTATTTGGTGAAAACACCGACGGCATGGAACTCTTCGTCGTCGGCGAGCACCAGCTGATCGCCGTCAACCACGAATACGTCAACCCGGAAATCAACCTGCCGCATCGCGAGAAGGGCAATCCGGCCAATCTCGATGACGTGCGCATCCTGCAGAACATGCAGGGCGTGACGGTGATGGAAGTGGCCGAAGGGGCCAATGGCTGGGAGATCGTTGTCGACAGCCCGTTCAACCGCCGCATCCACCACAACACGCCGATGAAGATTTCCGGTCCGGCCGCCGGCTCCGATCTTCTCAAGACCGCCGCCGATCCGAACGGCACCGACTGTCTCGGCACCTTCAACAACTGCGGCGCCGGCAAAACGCCGTGGGGCACCTACCTCACCTGCGAAGAGAACTTCAACGGCTACTTCGGCACCACCAATGCCGAGTTCAAGATGCCGGCCGACTACAAGCGCTACGGCATTGCCGCCGAAACGCGCTATGCCTACGAGAAGTTCGATGAGCGCTTCGACGTGGCGAAGAACCCGAACGAACCGCGCCGCGCCGGTTATGTCGTCGAAATCGATCCCTCGAATGCCAAGTCGGTTCCGGTGAAGCGCACCGCGCTCGGCCGCATCAAGCACGAAAACGCTGCTGTCGTGATTGCCCGTGACGGTCGCGTGGTCGTCTACATGGGCGACGACGAGCGCGGCGAGTTCCTCTACAAGTTCGTCTCGAACGGCATCTACGTTCCGGGCGGCGAGACCTCGAATCTGCTCGACGAAGGCACGCTCTTCGTTGCCAAGTTCACCGATGACGGCACCGGCGAGTGGCTGGCCCTGACGCCGGACACGACCGGCATGACGATGGACGAGATCTGCGTCTTCACCCGCCAGGCCGCCTCCAAGGTGGGCGCCACCACCATGGACCGTCCGGAATGGGTGGCGATCAACCCGGTTGCCATCGAAGCCTACTGCGCGCTCACCAACAACAGCCGCCGTGGCGAGGTCAAGGACGGCAAGCTGCGCACCAATGCCGGTGGCGATGCCATGGCGATCAGCGCCGTCAACCCGCGCGAGAAGAACGAATACGGCCAGATCGTGCGCTGGTACCCGGAAGGCGACGACCACGCGAACGGCACGTTCAAGTGGGACCTGTTCTGCATGGCCGGCAACCCGGCTGTTCACAAGGACGCCTATGCCGGCTCGTCGAACATCAACGAAGGCAACATGTTCAACTCACCGGACGGCATGATGTTCGATTCAACCGGTCTTCTGTGGATCCAGACGGACGGGGAAGACAGCAACGAAGGCAACTTCGCCGGCCAGGGCAACAACCAGATGCTGGCAGGCGATCCGGCCACCGGCCGCATCGAGCGCTTCCTGACGGCACCGAAGGGTGCGGAAGTCACCGGCCAGACCTGGTCTGCCGACAAGCGCACGCATTTCGTCGGCATCCAGCATCCCGACGCGCCGTTCCCGGATGGCGAAGGCAAGCTGCCGCGTTCGACGGTGATTGCCGTCAAGCGCAACGACAATGCCATGATCGGCTGA